One genomic window of Cannabis sativa cultivar Pink pepper isolate KNU-18-1 chromosome 2, ASM2916894v1, whole genome shotgun sequence includes the following:
- the LOC133034686 gene encoding fasciclin-like arabinogalactan protein 17: MGTHIRGDQKLVFFSFFFITFAGICFSLPENVNPRSLFSSSNASTSSGQINSNSVLVALLDSHYTELAELVEKALLLQTLEEVVGAANVTIFAPRNEALERGLDPEFKLFLLEPGNLKSLQKLILSHIVPTRIGSNDLPKKPDSAYHRTLSHEHIHLEKQDSGEWTVDLARLTHPDSVTRPDGVIHGIERVLIPRSVEDDFNRRRSLRTITAVKPEGAPVVDPRTNRLKKPAPPTKPGSEPALPIYNAMAPGPSLAPAPAPGPGGPHHHFDGESQVKDFIQTLLHYGGYNEMADILVNLTSLATEMGRLVSEGYVLTVLAPNDEAMAKLTTDQLSEPGAPEQIMYYHLIPEYQTEESMYNSVRRFGKVKYDTLRLPHKVLAQEADGSVRFGHGEGSAYLFDPDIYTDGRISVQGIDGVLFPPEEVESKPVSQTVQPAKIVAKPKRGKLLEVTCQMLRVFGKDSQYPTCH, from the exons ATGGGTACTCATATCCGTGGCGACCAAAAGCTTGTCTTTTTCTCATTCTTCTTCATCACATTCGCCGGAATATGCTTCTCATTGCCGGAAAATGTCAACCCCAGGTCATTGTTCTCTTCCTCCAACGCTTCCACATCATCGGGTCAGATCAACTCCAACTCGGTCCTGGTCGCTCTCCTAGACTCGCATTACACTGAGCTCGCTGAGCTAGTTGAGAAGGCTTTGCTTCTCCAGACACTTGAGGAAGTCGTCGGCGCCGCCAACGTTACCATTTTCGCTCCACGCAACGAAGCCCTCGAGCGAGGACTTGACCCGGAGTTCAAGCTCTTCTTGCTCGAACCTGGTAATCTCAAATCGCTTCAAAAGCTTATCTTGTCTCACATCGTACCGACCCGGATCGGATCCAACGATTTACCCAAGAAACCCGACTCTGCTTACCACAGAACTCTTTCCCACGAACACATCCACCTAGAAAAGCAAGATTCCGGTGAGTGGACTGTGGATCTCGCTCGTCTCACTCATCCCGACTCGGTGACCCGACCCGATGGTGTGATCCACGGGATCGAAAGGGTTTTGATTCCTCGCTCAGTGGAAGACGATTTCAACCGTCGACGTAGTCTACGAACGATCACAGCCGTTAAACCAGAAGGGGCTCCAGTGGTTGACCCGAGAACAAACCGGTTGAAGAAACCAGCTCCACCTACCAAACCCGGTTCGGAACCGGCTCTACCGATCTACAACGCAATGGCTCCGGGTCCATCTCTAGCTCCAGCCCCAGCACCCGGACCCGGTGGCCCTCACCACCATTTCGATGGGGAGAGTCAAGTCAAGGACTTTATCCAAACCCTCCTTCATTACGGCGGTTACAATGAAATGGCTGACATTTTGGTTAACTTAACTTCGTTAGCCACCGAAATGGGTCGATTGGTTTCAGAGGGTTACGTACTGACTGTGCTGGCACCAAACGATGAAGCCATGGCTAAGCTTACTACTGACCAGCTCAGTGAGCCAGGAGCACCGGAGCAGATAATGTACTATCACCTCATACCGGAGTACCAAACTGAAGAGAGTATGTACAACTCAGTTCGCCGGTTCGGGAAGGTGAAATACGACACACTTCGATTGCCACACAAGGTTTTGGCCCAAGAAGCTGATGGGTCGGTTCGGTTCGGGCATGGGGAGGGTTCGGCTTATTTGTTCGACCCAGATATCTACACCGACGGTCGGATTTCGGTTCAGGGAATCGATGGTGTTCTGTTCCCGCCTGAGGAGGTTGAGTCCAAACCCGTTTCCCAAACGGTTCAACCCGCCAAAATTGTAGCCAAGCCCAAAAGAg GAAAATTGCTAGAAGTAACATGTCAAATGCTTAGAGTCTTTGGAAAGGATTCGCAATACCCGACATGCCACTAA